Sequence from the Rutidosis leptorrhynchoides isolate AG116_Rl617_1_P2 chromosome 3, CSIRO_AGI_Rlap_v1, whole genome shotgun sequence genome:
ATTTGCATTGTTTTCTAAAACATCTTTTTCTAGGCTATGACTATCTCTTGTATTGTCAGTTTGTTCaacttcatcatcatcgtcattttcACCATCACCTTTATCTTCcgcccagtgttgtaaatctcccgagatctccccgagatctcccccgaccccgagatctcccccgagatctcgtttttagaaggcaaccgagacgagatgttcatctcccgagatttctcggtctacgggttcaaacttagtcaaagccacgatttctcggattttcttgctaatttgtaagattttcttgtaaaattcataatatttaagattttctcgctcatttctcggatatttttgtataatctcgtaaaaacatatataaatatacatatatttatgtttttatgtatatttttattaaaaaaactataaagtcaatgtaagtcaacgtccgagatctccccgagattatttcaagatgccgagatctccctaaaaaagtccaaacgagatctccccgagatccgaattctccaaccttgcttCCGCCACACCTTCATCTTCATATAAACTTTTTTAGTGGTTGTGAGATGTTGACGGACCAACATCCCCAGTGGTAATGTGAAAATTTCGTAATATTATGCAACTACTCCACAAAATTAGATCGTTGTGTGGAAATGATGCGCTCAAATTGAATTTCAAATTGAGCTTGGTAATCAGAATCAGTTGAAGCCAAATACTAAATTGTTTCCATATTATGTCTGTGATTTCATTCCTATATTTATTGCCAACAAAATTCATACAACAGAACGAGTTTCAAAGTACATGATTCTGGTTAAACGCCAATGTACGCATAAATCATGGTAGTTAACATAACTAAATCAACCTTATACATTAGTGGAAAACAATTTCTTAGGGACATATTATCACCACCAATCCTACCATGGATGAATGTAATTTCATCATCCCAAATAAGATGAACCATCATTGAACCTAATAAAGCTATCAAATATAGTGAGATTACtagtttttgtttttaaatgttTTGAAAATTCTTTCTGCAATTGTAGTTGTTGAGCATATGTTGTTGTAGTGTTTGAGATATGTTACAAAACAATAAATAGCATAATTGAGTTTTAAGCattcaaaacataaaaaaaaaaaaaaaaaaaaataggtacAATTGTTAGGgtttgaattatttgtttaaactaTACTTACCTAAACTAGTTTCAGCAACTTGTTAGAATAAGTACCTAAAATAGAGTTTCAGAAACTCGGTTTATCACTCCTATAAAGATCTCACACAAACTGACTTTGAAAAGTCTGGTTTGTGATGAAATAGATTAAACCGTGTTTGTCAAATACGGTTATACGTATTTTATAAAAGACTTTAATAATATTACTGTTTAGTTAAAAAATCAAAATCCATTTTACATGGCTACTATATTGTACAACCGATGTTTTGATCACATTTGACTTTTATAGACTTTGATCTTGTATATTATGTGACATTGCATAACACACCAAGACTAACTTGAAAATTATATAGACTAAAAAAAGTAGTAATTTATAATAACTGTCATGTTTTAACTTTTCAAATATAGTTAATTTCCAATTCTTATCCAAAATATTTTCATTACTTGTACCACCTACACATGGAACTTGATAATGACACAACAACTTCCACAAAATTAAATATCAACCAAAGCAATTAGCATTATACACTATGTGACATTGCATAACACATCAAGACTAACTTGAAAATTATCTAGACTAAACAAAGTAGTAATTTATAATAATTGTCATGTTTTAACTTTTCAAATATAGTTAATTTCCAATTCTTATCCAAAATATTTTCATTACTTGTACCACCTACACATGGAACTTGATAATGACACAACAACTTCCACAAAATTAAATATCAACCAAAGCAATTAGCATTATACACAACCTTGTTAGAAACAAGTCTTAAATCCAAAAACTAACAATTCAAAAGACTTTTCTTCTTCAGGGCCACCACCTGTTTGGACACTCTTCTCATGTACTTCATTTGTTTACTACATGATTCAACCAAAGGGTAAAAAAAACAAGATTTTTGGGAATTTAATGACCAGGCACACAAATAATTAATCAAATCAATTGGTAATAATTGAATCATAACTAGATTATATAAACCTAAAATCAACCCAACAGAAATTTAGAAAGCAATAAATTAGCTGTAGGTTGGTAAATTCAATGATCTTTCCCCAAAAGTAAACTCCAAATGAGAATTAACCAAAGTGGGTGTATCAAGATTTGGTAAATTTGGTGCAAACCCGTTGTTATTATGGTTGCTAAATTCTTGCATGAACCCATCAAGATCACCAAACCCGCCTAAAAACCCGCCACCCGAATTCGCTCCAACCCAAATCTCTTCTTCCCCTTTGATCTTCTCCCTAACCTCCAACACGCCTTGGGAAAAAGTCGATCTTTTATGAGATTCTTTTCTTGTTTTCAATTTCTTCTTTTCATTTGGTTTTCCTGTGAGCCTTTGAACCAATTCCCGGAAATTTGCCACGTCGGTTTTGATTATTTCGGGTGCAAATATGTGAATTATGCGAATTTTTGGCTTGATTTTGGAGATTATGTGAGAGTCTTTGTGCATGGTGAGTGGTTTTGTGGTTGTAGAACATGTTTGTTTGTTGTTGATCATCATGTTTTCCATTGTACACATTGTGGTTTTCTGTGTTATTAGAGAATGGAAAGAAGATGGGGCTGGTGTAAGTTGTTGTTTAGAGGAAGGAAAATGGAAGAATATGTCAAGGAGTTTTATAGGCTTTATTATTAAATGATGAAGGAATTTAAAGATATTTTAAATAAAAGAGATGACAATTGGGAAGATTTAAAATGTAAAACAAGCTGTACAGAGAGTGACCGGCACACAAAATATATCATATGTATCCAAAATAAAGCTTTTCaaattaatataatcatatatcatataatataattatataattatacaattataatatatatatatatatatatatatataaaatataaaactagaaaaaaaaattgGTCCGCGCGTTGCTGCGGGACCTTGCGGGTTGGATACTCATgtttaacgtagcgttatgtatttacagaatccGAACGCGTTGCGGTTAGTACATATATACCTAACGGTTTGCGTGTTTTTAACGAAGCGAAAATCGTGTAAAAAGGGGACGGAACCATCGATATGATATTGTTAGTTTAagttgtttattatacgtgtatatatatgtatgaatgaTAGTCCATAATATTTAACGtttttaaaaaacgtccgttttgctTATAGTTAGTTACGTTGTGTTTGTAAaaatatttcgagttgaacggtgacctCGAAATTTAACTCGCGAGCAGGAATATACGGCTCGTTAAAAGTTTAGCTCAAGTATTTAGCATATTTTAAAAAGCATCCGTTTCGCGTGTAGTTAGtttcgttgtgttcgtaaaattatttcgagttgaacgatgaCGTCGGAAAAATGTAAATCGAGGCGAGCTGGAAGATACGGCCGATTAAAAATCTGGGTAGAGTTCGTTtaagtttttttaataaaatagtAATATTGCAATGTGCACCCTTATTTTTGGAGGAAAGAATTGTATTTTGGGTTATTGATGAGGGGGTGAAGATGTAATTTTTATATGTGTCGTTTCATGGTAAGCATACGACCAAAATCTGGTCTTCAATTAGTATTATAAGGTAATAATACTTGTTTACATTATTAACCGAGTTATAAGTTTCTTTAAAATAATATATAGCTTAACTTAATTAATGGTTAGAGTCCTGATTATTAGGAATTCGGAAGGCCCCAATAAGATTAAGACAGCTGATTTAAACCAATCACTCATCCACGAATGATAAACGAATAATAAAGCATATAACAATAAATATAAATGACACGAGACTTAacatggttatatcccaactccaaaacacgaagAAGAGTTTACtctacgggcgcaaaccagagatttttcactataaTTTTCATGCACATTGTTATGGGTTACAtatataggtaaaaaaaaaaaaaacaaggaaACAACTTTAGAAACAAGTATTCTTAATCTATAAACTTCTGGACGATCAACACTAAACTCGCGATCGCGAGTCTTCTCCTTTGTTTTTCTCGCGTTCGCGAAGTCAGCATCAGCATCACTTGTTCCTTTATTTGATTCTTCTTCGCCATCTAACAATCTACCACTCGAAGGATACATTAAACAACCTTCGCCAACCCGTCAACTATGTTCCTTTAACACCCACAATAACTCCAAATTATCCGATTACCAACTtcttttgataccgccggatgagacacccgaatcacgTCACACTTCACTCATTAAACTACGAGCAAGTGAATTCTTCCGACACCAAAAACACCGCTGAGCGATGatccaatctcttagttactaTGTTGGGTCATCTCGGTTTCTGCACCACCATCTTCTAACACAAATATCATCTTCATACCTcagaagaccaattgaagtatgcGACTCTTCAATTATAAGATTCTTTCATGAGACAAACACCGCCTTATTGATCaatctagacatgtccaatcctgAACCCACATGTCAAAGATCACCCTCGTACATGTTTTCAAtgtctatctatgattttccttcccGGCAATCAGAAAATCTAACAGACCCCCTCGTAGACTCTTTATCAAGGCTCCGGTGAGAACGCAATCACACCTTGAAGTCTACCATCTTATTTTAACTTTCCACTTTCTCGCTGGTACACTGaactcctcatagctatgaattctACAAAACCAAGCACACTCCCACTGTACGAGCAAGAATTAAATTacggctactcgagaagaaacttggttcgtacaACTGGTCAGTCGCAAAATATTTTTGccatcggagagtaaaacaagtagTCGAAGCCCTACTGTTACCAGAATCAACACGCTAAATTTGAGAACAATGGAGAAACAAGTCGCGTAATCATCTCCATCACTCTACTAGttgactaactcccactagctcgataacttccgtcGGTTACCAAACTCACATCTAGTTCCCGACACTCTCAACAATCCTAGAAAGCTCAACTTCCAGGACTTACACGATTATCTGACCCTCTTCCATCACCTAAGGACTTCTAATTGATCACCCTCAATGAATAAATCGCTCCCtttgttgaaacatcaaccaaaCCCGAGCAACCATCAAACGCGTTCTATCCGACACCCTTCGACAATCAATTTCCTTAGTGACGAGGAACTATAATCCGCTCGCATATTCCATAATCACTGGAATATTGACTAAATACCATTGGCCATCCCGTTTCCTAACCGTAAGCACCAAACTTTCTCGATACTCCCACTATCGACTTTCAACTGATGCATATTGTTCGTTACCTAAACGCTCTAACCCGAGAGAATAAACACCATCCCAAGCTCCCATAACAAACCCACATCTCTGAAACACATGAATCGTATCGCTCGAAGTTTCCGAGATAAAACCATCTCGCGCTCACGTCATCAAACTTGATAAAAGTTCACCCTGAAAACTGCCCAGATTCGAAAAATCAtatctcaagatccaacggtcTCATCAGCCTCAGATGTTtaccactgataatgctaaaaacgaacatatatttcatagcattattcctcaagaaagacaagcttttagttgcaattgttctatttacaagtgatattcgtttaaataataaaaggtgaagacaaaagacagattcgacgatttgaagacgcaaacgaccaaaaagctcaaaagaacaaaagacaatcaaaaaggttccaattattgataagaaacgtctcaaaatcacaagagtacaagattcaaaacgcaaagtacaagatattaaattgtacgcgaggacgttcgaaaaaccggaaccgggaccagagtcaactcttaacgctcgacgcaacggactaaaaattacaagttaactatatatataaatataatataatatataattaattatattaattatatatatattatatatatatatttaaaaccgtcggcagcaggaaactccaagggtgtaaactgaaaatacctctccgcgactcgcggagtttgaaggccattttgccgcgagtcgcggagccccaaaattcacttctggctataaagccaaccgaattctgatcgaatttatcatcatattttcatctctctctcaatatatacgagtaaatatatttatatttataatttatattttaattttaattataattctaataataagggtatgttagcgaatgttgtaagggtgtaagtcgaaattctgtccgtgtaacgctacgctatttttaatcattgtaagttatgttcaacctttttatattaatgtctcgtagctaagttattattatgcttgtttaaaacgaagtaatcatgatgttgggctaattactaaaattgggtaattgggctttgtaccataattggggtttggacaaaagaacgacacttgtggaaactagactatgggctattaatgggctttatatttgtttaactaaatgaaagtttgttaatgttaatataaagatttacaattgggagtccctataaattaccatatacactcgatcggacacgatgggcggggtatttatatgtacgaataatcgttcatttaaccggatacgggaatggattaatagccactagaataattaaaacaggggtgaaattacattcaagggtaattggtgtaattgttaacaaagtagtaaaaccttggtttacacgcagtcgataacctggtgtattcattaaacaaagtattaaaaccttgttacaattcgaatccccaattagttggaatatttatcttcgggtataataataatttgacaaggacacttgcaatttatatttatgactgatggactgttatggacaaaaaccagacggacatattgaataatccaggacaaaggacaattaacccaagggcataaaactaaaatcaacacgtcaaacatcatgattacggaagtttaaataagcataattcttttatttcatatttaatttcctttattttatatttaattgcacttctaattatcgcacttttatttattgttatttaatcgcacttttaattatcgtactttttaattatcgcaagtttattttatcgcacttttattattcgcaatttcattatcgttatttactttatgctttaatttaaagtcttgtatttattttatattttacattaggttttaactgcgactaaagttttaaaatcgacaaaccggtcattaaacggtaaaaaccccccttttataataataatattacctatatatatatttgtatttttataaaagttaactaatatagcgttgagctttgtttaaagatttccctgtggaacgaaccggacttactaaaaactacactactgtacgattaggtacactgcctataagtgttgtagcaaggtttaagtatatccattctataaataaataaatatcttgtgtaaaattgtatcgtatttaatagtttttcctagtaaaataataactattttatatactaccccgctgcacatcaagtatttttggcgccgctgccggggaacatcttaaaagccggaagcgcaacgctaatataaaaaaaaaaaaaagattttcatCTACTTTtattaagtcgtttttgtaaaattacgttttaaaaattcgaaaaatataaaaagaaaaagaaaaacaaaaatattagtatttttaagattttgttaaatatttaagttttataagtttctttatttttattttagtttataaaaatataagttttaattttaatatcttttatttaattaaaaaaacagaaaacaaaataaaaaaaaaaaaataaagaaaaacgcgtaaaaacaaaagctgtcaactgaattcctgaaccccgcgactcgcggggttttcctctttatttgccgcgactcgcggagaccctctgacacacggacaaaaaccctaatcacgggttatttttaattattattattattaaaacctaattattattattattattattagttttaagttttatttttatttatgtatttagtttaaataagtttttattaaattgtaaaattagtagttttattaaataaataatataaaaataatatttttataaaaattgtactttttacaactttttgtatatttttataatttgtacctttttaatcgctgtagcgtaatatttgtattttttcgctcataattaattttaaaattagtttttgctatagttatttttactcctagatttttaggctttgccgtagaattacttaagtgctttttctttagactaagatttaggtgctttagaattttgcgacgcctttttaagttttagtttctttttaagttatttccatttgggatttagtttttcctgtaagctttaatatttttagaccttttactatgtatcaattatcgttccaattagtaatttccatttgcgattataattttaagttagttgtagtaataaggttaaattagttaagtatttttaagtttttataagtttcttttatttttccgtcaccttttatttttcaaccatatttttctttttcgaccttttgcgacgaactctttgtctttcttatttctcgccattctagtttttaggacatagatttttattctacttcttatctaaatttcttaaaattacgaaaatttattttgagtagttaaattgatagacatcaaaattttctggttcgtagtaatagttggatttgtacgtggaccgggttattggagccaaacagtcctcaattatattgagaccaaacgaatcctgcccctctgctgcatcttttggctattcgaaacgtgggcaaaatcagaaaagtctattgattggataacttattataatttttctttcctttttaaaaactaataggatattcagtgaatgcaccgagcaagacgttcatcaccttttgtacgttcaccacctgtaactcgatcaagacatcgtttaacaaatataaccgccgttgatttttctttagaatcgtcatccagtcgaccaagtacttcagttcaaatttccgataatccatttttttgaacccgacctcacaattgagaatccagaaaatattcaggaacggttcatagatcctgaaccattaaactttcatccggaaccaccaatcattcaaacagatattgttgaggaacgaactattaaatcagaaccatctagtgataccgagtcaacaaattcaattatggagaatctggaacctttaagtatggaagaccgaatgagagctaaacgcactggccaaggtcacgcaattactcatccagacattaatgcgccagattatgaaatcaaaggacaaattctacacatggtgactaatcaatgccaatttagtggtgcgccgaaggaagatccaaatgaacatctacgtacctttaataggatctgcacactatttaaaatccgagaagtggaggatgaacagatatatctcatgttatttccctggactttaaagggagaagccaaagattggttggaatcgttacctgaaggggcgatcgatacatgggatgttttaattgacaaatttcttaaacaattctttcccgcatctaaagccgtaagacttcaagcagaaattgttacgttcacacagaagccaaatgaaactctatatgaggcgtggacaagatatggaaagttgttaagaggatgtccgcaacatggtttagacacctgtcaaatagtacaaatattttaccaaggatgcgacatcactacaagaaaagacatagatatagcagctggtggttcgattatgaagaaaaccgaaactgatgcttacaaaattattgataatactgcttcccactcacatgagtggcaccaagaaaa
This genomic interval carries:
- the LOC139898658 gene encoding VQ motif-containing protein 25-like; the encoded protein is MCTMENMMINNKQTCSTTTKPLTMHKDSHIISKIKPKIRIIHIFAPEIIKTDVANFRELVQRLTGKPNEKKKLKTRKESHKRSTFSQGVLEVREKIKGEEEIWVGANSGGGFLGGFGDLDGFMQEFSNHNNNGFAPNLPNLDTPTLVNSHLEFTFGERSLNLPTYS